The following proteins are encoded in a genomic region of Sesamum indicum cultivar Zhongzhi No. 13 linkage group LG8, S_indicum_v1.0, whole genome shotgun sequence:
- the LOC105167697 gene encoding uncharacterized protein LOC105167697 isoform X1, translating to MAKICNCSFTRIIFTLDLNCAESRGSKVVELQKKAANMADEKDAFYVVRKGDTVGVYKSISDLQSVLRSSVNDPSLSVFKGYGLSKAAEEYLSSHGLKNAIYSIDASDVQDDLFGQLIMCPFRQPNSTKEKSSGKNHLEKRPLPELVGSASFAANPQIKHAKLDNFLQGPPISSYCSSCIVEFDGASKGNPGQAGAGAVLRAADGSMVFRLREGVGIATNNVAEYRGAILGLKYALQKGFKHIRIQGDSKLVCMQVQGLWKTKTQNMAELCKVAKELKDQFLSFQICHVEREYNTEADAQANLGIHLKNGEIQVECDMK from the exons ATGGCGAAAATCTGCAATTGTTCTTTTACACGCATAATTTTCACTCTTGACTTGAATTGCGCTGAATCCCGAGGATCAAAAG TGGTTGAACTTCAGAAAAAAGCAGCAAACATGGCGGATGAAAAAGATGCTTTTTATGTTGTACGGAAGGGGGACACGGTTGGAGTGTATAAAAGCATAAGTGATCTTCAATCTGTTCTTCGGTCCTCT GTGAATGATCCTTCTTTAAGTGTGTTTAAAGGGTACGGTTTGTCTAAAGCAGCTGAGGAATATCTCTCATCTCACGGACTTAAGAATGCAATTTATTCTATTGATGCCAGCGATGTGCAAGACGATCTTTTTGGCCAACTTATCATGTGCCCCTTTCGG CAACCAAATTCTACTAAAGAAAAATCATCTGGCAAGAATCATTTAGAGAAGAGGCCACTG CCAGAATTAGTTGGATCAGCTTCATTTGCAGCGAATCCTCAGATAAAGCATGCCAAATTAGATAATTTCCTTCAAGGTCCACCAATTTCTTCTTATTGC AGTTCCTGTATTGTTGAATTTGATGGTGCTTCAAAAGGAAACCCTGGACAAGCTGGTGCAGGGGCTGTGCTGCGGGCAGCAGATGGGAGCATG GTGTTTCGGTTGCGGGAAGGTGTGGGTATTGCTACTAATAATGTTGCTGAATATCGAGGAGCCATATTAGGCTTAAAATATGCCCTTCAAAAAGGTTTCAAACATATACGTATTCAAGGAGACTCTAAACTTGTCTGCATGCAG GTTCAGGGCCTATGGAAAACCAAAACTCAGAATATGGCTGAACTATGTAAGGTGGCTAAAGAGCTCAAAGATCAGTTTCTGTCTTTCCAGATCTGTCATGTTGAAAGA GAGTACAACACCGAAGCTGATGCCCAAGCAAACCTAGGAATACATCTAAAGA ATGGTGAAATTCAGGTAGAATGTGACATGAAATGA
- the LOC105167697 gene encoding uncharacterized protein LOC105167697 isoform X2, giving the protein MADEKDAFYVVRKGDTVGVYKSISDLQSVLRSSVNDPSLSVFKGYGLSKAAEEYLSSHGLKNAIYSIDASDVQDDLFGQLIMCPFRQPNSTKEKSSGKNHLEKRPLPELVGSASFAANPQIKHAKLDNFLQGPPISSYCSSCIVEFDGASKGNPGQAGAGAVLRAADGSMVFRLREGVGIATNNVAEYRGAILGLKYALQKGFKHIRIQGDSKLVCMQVQGLWKTKTQNMAELCKVAKELKDQFLSFQICHVEREYNTEADAQANLGIHLKNGEIQVECDMK; this is encoded by the exons ATGGCGGATGAAAAAGATGCTTTTTATGTTGTACGGAAGGGGGACACGGTTGGAGTGTATAAAAGCATAAGTGATCTTCAATCTGTTCTTCGGTCCTCT GTGAATGATCCTTCTTTAAGTGTGTTTAAAGGGTACGGTTTGTCTAAAGCAGCTGAGGAATATCTCTCATCTCACGGACTTAAGAATGCAATTTATTCTATTGATGCCAGCGATGTGCAAGACGATCTTTTTGGCCAACTTATCATGTGCCCCTTTCGG CAACCAAATTCTACTAAAGAAAAATCATCTGGCAAGAATCATTTAGAGAAGAGGCCACTG CCAGAATTAGTTGGATCAGCTTCATTTGCAGCGAATCCTCAGATAAAGCATGCCAAATTAGATAATTTCCTTCAAGGTCCACCAATTTCTTCTTATTGC AGTTCCTGTATTGTTGAATTTGATGGTGCTTCAAAAGGAAACCCTGGACAAGCTGGTGCAGGGGCTGTGCTGCGGGCAGCAGATGGGAGCATG GTGTTTCGGTTGCGGGAAGGTGTGGGTATTGCTACTAATAATGTTGCTGAATATCGAGGAGCCATATTAGGCTTAAAATATGCCCTTCAAAAAGGTTTCAAACATATACGTATTCAAGGAGACTCTAAACTTGTCTGCATGCAG GTTCAGGGCCTATGGAAAACCAAAACTCAGAATATGGCTGAACTATGTAAGGTGGCTAAAGAGCTCAAAGATCAGTTTCTGTCTTTCCAGATCTGTCATGTTGAAAGA GAGTACAACACCGAAGCTGATGCCCAAGCAAACCTAGGAATACATCTAAAGA ATGGTGAAATTCAGGTAGAATGTGACATGAAATGA
- the LOC105167699 gene encoding ankyrin repeat domain-containing protein EMB506, chloroplastic, with protein sequence MMLALSNFMFCPKQQMSVVATAACPVFLCRPKNTEVIRWLNRGKQFPVCLANGFSKRRVYGAAANYEGLWEDPDDGSDASEYEDESDDEDEEMEENDLDYESEWEASGNEKAVVGNVDKLSMRKYEEDLVREVEQLLGPEERAILEQNEAPNLEKLSTAKWKPLHTFALAGQIKFMDGLLQWGYDINLVDKDGLTALHLAVIGKREAVISHLLRKGANPEVKDQDGATPLHYAAQVGALQTVKLLIKYKVDVNVADNEGWTPLHVAMQTRNRDIAKILLVNGADRTRRNQDGNTPLDLSLCYGKDFKSYELAKLLKQVPATRGF encoded by the exons ATGATGTTGGCATTGAgcaattttatgttttgtcCGAAGCAACAAATGAGTGTTGTGGCCACAGCTGCATGCCCAGTTTTTCTCTGCCGCCCGAAGAACACTGAAGTAATTAGGTGGTTGAATCGAGGGAAGCAGTTTCCTGTTTGTCTCGCGAATGGGTTTTCGAAGAGAAGGGTATACGGTGCTGCGGCGAATTATGAAGGATTGTGGGAAGACCCTGACGATGGAAGTGATGCTAGTGAATACGAGGATGAATCTGACGATGAAGATGAGGAAATGGAAGAGAATGACTTGGATTATGAAAGTGAATGGGAAGCCAGTGGAAATGAGAAAGCTGTTGTTGGTAATGTTGATAAACTATCCATGAGAAAGTATGAGGAGGATCTTGTTAGAG AGGTTGAACAGCTGTTGGGACCTGAAGAAAGAGCAATTCTGGAACAGAATGAAGCCCCCAACCTGGAGAAATTATCAACT GCAAAATGGAAGCCTCTCCATACTTTTGCATTAGCAGGACAGATAAAGTTCATGGATGGGCTGCTTCAGTGGGGTTATGATATCAATCTGGTTGATAAG GACGGCTTGACTGCCCTGCATCTAGCAGTTATCGGTAAAAGAGAGGCTGTCATTAGTCATCTTTTAAGAAAAGGGGCAAACCCTGAAGTAAAGGATCAG GATGGTGCTACCCCACTTCATTATGCTGCTCAAGTAGGGGCCTTGCAAACAGTCAAATTGTTGATCAAATACAAGGTTGATGTGAATGTTGCTGATAAT GAAGGATGGACACCATTGCATGTGGCCATGCAAACAAGGAATAGAGATATAGCAAAGATTTTGTTAGTCAATGGTGCCGACAGAACGAGGAGAAATCag GATGGGAATACACCCCTTGATCTTAGCTTATGTTATGGAAAAGATTTCAAGTCATATGAGCTTGCCAAGTTACTGAAGCAAGTTCCAGCTACCAGAGGCTTTTGA
- the LOC105167700 gene encoding xyloglucan glycosyltransferase 4-like produces MAPNTVVVTLERPENISLIEVNDSKSSGSMFQEKQKSASPKQFTWLLLLKAQRILAFVPWVATSLWTVFGSIKKRVASSDPNEEDPRYRGRLYRFIKGFLAVSLIALVIEIFAYLNKWDLSVVNPWEVQSLVQWSYMAWLSFRVDYVAPLXXXXXXXCIVLFMIQSMDRLVQCLGCFWIKYKKLKPVIEGEPYDIEDGSSFPMVLVQIPMCNEKEVYEQSIAAVCQLDWPKDRFLVQILDDSDDELLQHLIRDEVMSWKEKGVNIIYRHRFIRTGYKAGNLKSAMACDYVKDYDFVAIFDADFQPNPDFLKLTVPHFKGKPDLGLVQARWSFVNKDENLLTRLQNINLCFHFEVEQQVNGMFLNFFGFNGTAGVWRIKALEDSGGWLERTTVEDMDIAVRAHLNGWKFIFLNDVRVLCELPESYEAYKKQQHRWHSGPMQLFRLCLPSIITSKISAWKKANLIFLFFLLRKLILPFYSFTLFCIILPLTMFIPEAELPAWVICYVPITMSILNILPAPKAFPFLMPYLLFENTMSVTKFNAMISGLFQLGSAYEWVVTKKTGRASESDLLSLAERETKTQNEDKIQRRLSESGLEMLGKLNEINEQKAPIAKKKNKIYRKELVLAFLLLTAAARSLLSAHGIHFYFLLFQGLSFLIVGLDLIGEQVS; encoded by the exons ATGGCGCCAAACACTGTGGTGGTCACACTTGAGAGGCCTGAGAACATCTCTCTGATAGAGGTGAATGACTCAAAGAGCTCTGGATCAATGTTTCAGGAGAAGCAGAAATCTGCAAGCCCCAAGCAGTTCACTTGGCTGCTTTTGCTGAAAGCCCAGAGGATTTTAGCTTTTGTTCCATGGGTAGCTACGAGTTTGTGGACGGTTTTCGGGTCAATCAAGAAACGGGTCGCCTCATCGGATCCGAATGAGGAGGACCCGAGATACAGAGGGAGATTGTACAGGTTTATAAAGGGGTTTCTTGCTGTTTCATTGATAGCCCTTGTGATTGAAATATTTGCTTATTTGAACAAATGGGATTTGAGTGTGGTGAATCCATGGGAGGTTCAGAGTCTGGTGCAGTGGTCTTACATGGCTTGGTTGAGCTTTAGAGTTGATTATGTTGCTCCTTTG NNNNNNNNNNNNNNNNNNNNNTGTATTGTGCTGTTCATGATTCAGTCGATGGATCGACTCGTTCAGTGTTTGGGTTGTTTCTGGATTAAGTACAAGAAATTGAAGCCTGTAATAGAGGGGGAGCCATATGACATTGAGGATGGATCAAGTTTTCCTATGGTTCTTGTTCAGATTCCCATGTGTAATGAGAAAGAG GTGTATGAGCAATCGATTGCTGCTGTGTGCCAGCTGGATTGGCCCAAGGACCGGTTTCTGGTCCAAATCTTGGATGATTCAGATGATGAACTTTTGCAGCATTTGATAAGGGATGAAGTCATGTCATGGAAGGAGAAAGGTGTGAATATAATCTATAGGCATCGGTTCATCAGAACCGGTTACAAAGCCGGCAATCTTAAATCAGCCATGGCTTGTGACTATGTCAAAGACTACGACTTTGTGGCGATATTCGATGCAGATTTCCAACCCAACCCCGACTTCCTCAAATTAACTGTACCTCATTTCAAG GGGAAGCCCGATTTAGGCCTTGTCCAGGCTAGGTGGTCGTTCGTGAACAAGGACGAAAACTTACTTACCAGACTCCAGAACATTAATTTGTGCTTCCATTTTGAGGTAGAGCAGCAAGTAAACGGCATGTTCCTCAATTTCTTTGGGTTCAATGGGACAGCCGGTGTCTGGAGGATCAAGGCCCTGGAGGATTCTGGTGGCTGGCTTGAAAGGACAACGGTAGAGGACATGGATATAGCCGTTAGAGCCCACTTAAATGGGtggaaatttattttcctcaACGACGTTAGGGTGCTCTGTGAGTTACCGGAGTCGTACGAGGCTTACAAGAAACAACAGCATCGCTGGCACTCGGGCCCGATGCAACTCTTCAGACTATGCCTGCCTTCAATCATAACTTCAAAG ATATCAGCGTGGAAGAAGGCAAATTTGATATTCCTATTCTTTCTCCTAAGGAAACTTATACTTCCCTTTTACTCATTCACACTATTCTGTATCATACTCCCATTGACTATGTTCATACCAGAAGCTGAATTACCGGCATGGGTGATCTGTTACGTGCCGATTACCATGTCAATTCTTAACATTCTACCAGCACCAAAAGCCTTCCCGTTTCTCATGCCATACCTACTCTTTGAGAACACTATGTCCGTTACAAAATTCAACGCAATGATCTCTGGGCTATTTCAGCTTGGAAGTGCATATGAATGGGTGGTGACAAAGAAAACCGGCAGGGCATCAGAGTCAGATTTGCTGAGTCTTGCTGAGAGGGAAACAAAGACGCAGAACGAAGACAAGATTCAGAGAAGGCTTTCTGAATCCGGCCTAGAAATGCTTGGCAAACTAAACGAGATAAATGAGCAAAAGGCACCCATTgcaaagaagaagaacaagatttACAGGAAGGAGCTTGTGCTCGCTTTCCTTCTGCTCACTGCTGCAGCAAGAAGCCTGTTGTCGGCCCACGGGATTCATTTCTATTTCTTGCTGTTTCAGGGGCTATCGTTTTTGATTGTTGGCCTTGACTTAATCGGGGAGCAGGTGAGCTGA
- the LOC105167701 gene encoding uncharacterized protein LOC105167701: protein MSQGYAIELYFDPALENQVLKAWNVLARRQISTQLIEIESRPHLTLFSSPFVDIAKLENVLRNFASKQEPLSLSFSSIGSFPNDNNVLFLGPTPSLSLLQFHSQLCDAMKKEGIEIGDDYRPDKWIPYCPVAEEVPKTRIAEAFTVLRDLKLPVSGYAMEISLVECPPVRELFSFALGTHHISEV from the coding sequence ATGTCCCAAGGCTATGCGATTGAGCTTTACTTTGATCCTGCGCTTGAGAATCAGGTTTTGAAGGCCTGGAATGTGTTGGCTAGAAGGCAAATTAGTACTCAGCTGATTGAGATTGAATCAAGACCTCACCTTACCTTGTTTTCAAGTCCCTTTGTGGACATTGCTAAACTGGAGAACGTCCTTCGAAATTTTGCTTCGAAGCAAGAACCTTTATCTTTgtcattttcatcaattgGAAGCTTCCCAAATGACAACAATGTTCTGTTCCTTGGCCCAACCCCATCTTTATCTCTCCTTCAGTTTCATTCACAATTGTGTGATGCCATGAAGAAAGAAGGTATTGAAATTGGAGATGACTACCGCCCAGATAAGTGGATTCCTTATTGCCCGGTGGCTGAAGAAGTGCCAAAGACTCGTATAGCTGAGGCATTTACTGTTTTACGTGATCTGAAGCTGCCAGTCAGCGGATATGCAATGGAGATTTCATTGGTCGAGTGCCCACCTGTTCGTGAACTCTTCTCTTTTGCTCTGGGTACACATCATATTAGTGAGGTTTAA
- the LOC105167702 gene encoding RING-H2 finger protein ATL46 yields the protein MICSNAEMQRQGMFSGHAHLKISWIQHQISQKDNDLLTYPPPLFPSPPSSYGVSGNFPQESSPSPSSSGTRISPAVLFIIVILAVLFFISGLLHLLVRFLTKTSSPSQANRNLEVSTSDALQRQLQQLFHLHDSGLDQAFIDALPVFSYKEIVGPKEPFDCAVCLCEFSELDQLRLLPMCSHAFHMNCIDTWLLSNSTCPLCRGTLFNHGFSMENPIFDYDDFRDEDGCPGYGENGVSNAQKRVEIEEVATEKGVFPVRLGKFRKLNGTEEEVGDETGSSKLDARRCYSMGSYQYVVGDANLRVALSQDQTIRDLNLAKGTEQACNPADGIAEGKRICNGTKTDSYSVSKIWLWSKKEKFASSSEAQLENPSPPNMTLPWLHRSEGI from the coding sequence ATGATTTGTTCGAATGCAGAAATGCAACGGCAGGGAATGTTCTCTGGGCATGcccatttgaaaatttcttgGATTCAGCATCAAATCAGTCAGAAAGATAATGATCTCTTGACATACCCACCTCCTCTTTTCCCCTCACCACCTTCTTCATATGGTGTTAGTGGTAATTTCCCCCAAGAATCAAGCCCTTCTCCATCTTCATCAGGAACAAGAATTAGTCCTGCTGTTCTCTTCATTATTGTGATTTTGGCTGTTCTCTTCTTCATATCTGGTCTTCTCCACTTGCTTGTTAGATTCTTGACCAAAACCTCATCACCCTCTCAAGCTAATAGGAATTTGGAAGTTTCTACCTCTGATGCCCTTCAAAGACAGCTGCAACAGCTCTTTCATTTACATGACTCTGGCCTGGATCAAGCTTTTATAGATGCCTTACCAGTGTTCTCATATAAGGAGATTGTGGGTCCTAAAGAACCCTTTGATTGTGCTGTTTGTTTGTGTGAGTTCTCCGAATTGGACCAATTGAGATTGCTTCCGATGTGTAGCCACGCGTTTCATATGAACTGCATTGATACCTGGCTGCTGTCGAATTCAACCTGTCCTCTCTGTAGGGGAACCCTTTTCAATCATGGATTCTCGATGGAAAACCCCATTTTTGATTATGATGATTTCAGGGACGAAGATGGCTGCCCTGGTTATGGCGAGAATGGAGTCTCTAATGCTCAGAAGAGGGTGGAAATCGAGGAAGTTGCTACAGAAAAGGGGGTGTTTCCTGTCAGGCTTGGTAAATTCAGGAAATTGAACGGTACGGAAGAGGAGGTAGGAGACGAGACTGGTAGTAGCAAACTGGATGCAAGAAGGTGTTACTCGATGGGCTCTTATCAATATGTGGTTGGTGATGCTAACCTTCGGGTGGCCTTGAGCCAAGACCAGACTATTCGGGATTTAAATCTTGCGAAAGGGACAGAACAAGCTTGTAATCCAGCTGATGGGATTGCAGAGGGGAAAAGAATATGTAACGGTACGAAGACCGATAGCTATTCCGTTTCCAAGATTTGGTTGTGGTCGAAGAAGGAGAAATTTGCAAGTTCTTCAGAAGCCCAATTGGAGAATCCATCTCCTCCAAACATGACCTTACCATGGTTGCATAGATCGGAAGGCATCTGA
- the LOC105167746 gene encoding uncharacterized protein LOC105167746 has translation MALHVPATAAETEFSRKDEDVTDVFHETEYVSRGCCSFFRFPCFKSEKWERISASEREQEVSSSGSLWGKGIHAVKKVREWSELVAGPKWKTFIRRFKKTPARPKPGKFQYDPSSYALNFDESSQFEDERIFRDFSSRYAAIPAQNGQLKDVPIFA, from the coding sequence ATGGCGCTACATGTCCCAGCAACCGCCGCGGAAACCGAATTCTCCCGGAAGGACGAAGATGTAACCGACGTTTTCCATGAAACCGAATACGTGAGCCGCGGATGCTGTTCCTTTTTTCGTTTCCCCTGTTTCAAATCGGAGAAATGGGAGAGGATTTCGGCCTCGGAGAGAGAGCAAGAAGTGAGTAGCAGTGGGAGTCTCTGGGGTAAGGGAATCCATGCGGTGAAGAAAGTGAGGGAATGGTCGGAACTCGTCGCCGGTCCGAAGTGGAAGACCTTCATCCGCCGGTTCAAGAAGACACCTGCACGGCCCAAGCCGGGGAAATTCCAGTACGACCCCTCCAGTTACGCATTGAATTTCGATGAAAGCAGCCAATTCGAGGACGAGAGGATTTTCCGGGACTTCTCCTCGCGGTACGCGGCGATCCCGGCGCAGAACGGTCAGTTGAAGGACGTTCCGATATTCGCGTGA
- the LOC105167704 gene encoding potassium transporter 8, which yields MILTRPVMDIENWSPDYPIKKESWRTVLALAYQSLGVVYGDLSTSPLYVYKSTFAEDIQHSESNEEIYGVLSFVFWTLTLIPLLKYVFIVLRADDNGEGGTFALYSLLCRHARISTLPNGQLADEDLYEYKKEGIASSSRGLGLRLRSTLEKHRVLQRILLTLALIGTCMVIGDGVLTPAISVFSAVSGLELVVSKHHHQYIEVPLACIILVFLFYLQHYGTHRIGFLFAPVVITWLFCISAIGVYNIFHWNPHVYKALSPYYMYKFLKKTQRGGWMSLGGILLCITGSEAMFADLGHFSQLSIKIAFSFVVYPSLILAYMGQAAYLSKHHIIENDYQIGFYVSVPEKLRLPVLAIAILAAVVGSQAIITGTFSIIKQCCALGCFPRVKIVHTSSKICGQIYIPEINWTLMLLCLAVTIGFRNAKHISNASGLAVITVMLVTTCLMSLVIVLCWNRSVVLALSFLFFFGSIEALYFSASLIKFLEGAWVPVALSFIFLIIMFIWHYGTMKKYEFDVQNKVSLNWLLSLGPNIGIVRVRGIGLIHTDLISGIPAIFSHFVTNLPAFHQVLVLFCIKYVPVPHVKPEERFLVGRIGPKEYRVYRCIARYGYHDVLLDDVEFEKDLVCSIVEFIRSEGPESSRSSNNTENEAKMAVIGTPSTHARGIKMWDDEDSTELKEVNSPEVPRKRVRFLVPESPQIDREARAELQELMEAREAGMAFILGHCYVKAKTGSSLIKRIVINFGYDFLRRNSREPSYASSFPRASTLEVGMIYHV from the exons ATGATTTTGACAAGGCCCGTGATGGATATTGAAAACTGGAGCCCTGACTATCCTATAAAG AAAGAATCTTGGAGGACTGTACTGGCATTGGCTTATCAGAGTTTAGGTGTTGTGTATGGGGATTTAAGCACTTCACCGTTGTATGTTTACAAGAGTACTTTTGCAGAGGACATTCAACATTCAGAATccaatgaagaaatatatgggGTTTTATCTTTTGTCTTCTGGACATTAACTCTGATACCACTGCTCAAATATGTGTTCATAGTGCTCAGAGCTGATGATAATGGTGAAGGTGGGACGTTTGCTTTGTATTCATTGCTCTGCCGCCATGCCCGGATCAGCACTTTGCCCAACGGGCAGCTTGCCGATGAGGATTTGTATGAGTACAAGAAAGAAGGAATTGCATCTAGTAGTAGGGGTCTTGGTTTGAGATTGAGATCAACATTGGAGAAGCACAGAGTACTTCAAAGGATATTGCTCACTTTGGCTTTGATTGGGACTTGTATGGTGATTGGTGATGGAGTTCTTACGCCTGCCATTTCGG TGTTTTCTGCAGTTTCGGGCTTAGAGCTTGTTGTGTCAAAGCATCATCACCAAT ATATTGAGGTCCCTCTTGCCTGTATAATACTGGTGTTCCTATTTTATCTGCAGCACTACGGGACTCACCGAATAGGGTTTCTTTTCGCACCAGTTGTGATAACTTGGCTCTTCTGCATCAGTGCCATAGGAGTGTACAATATTTTCCATTGGAATCCCCACGTTTACAAGGCACTCTCCCCTTATTACATGtataaattcttgaagaagaCACAAAGAGGCGGCTGGATGTCTTTAGGCGGGATTTTGTTATGTATAACAG GTTCGGAAGCTATGTTTGCTGATCTTGGACACTTTTCGCAATTGTCCATCAAG ATTGCTTTTAGCTTTGTGGTCTATCCGTCGTTAATCCTTGCTTATATGGGACAAGCTGCTTATCTCtcaaagcatcacataattgaaaatgacTACCAGATTGGGTTCTATGTATCAGTTCCCG AAAAGCTAAGATTGCCGGTTCTTGCAATTGCTATACTTGCTGCAGTTGTGGGAAGCCAAGCCATCATTACGGGGACATTTTCTATCATCAAGCAATGTTGCGCCTTAGGTTGCTTTCCAAGGGTCAAAATTGTACACACGTCGTCTAAAATATGTGGCCAGATTTACATTCCTGAAATCAACTGGACTCTAATGCTGCTTTGTTTGGCTGTTACCATTGGCTTCAGGAATGCAAAACACATCAGCAATGCATCAG GTCTGGCCGTCATAACCGTTATGTTGGTCACGACATGCCTTATGTCTCTCGTCATTGTCCTATGCTGGAACAGAAGTGTTGTCCTTGCACTTTCTTTCTTATTCTTCTTCGGTTCGATCGAAGCACTCTACTTCTCCGCCTCCCTGATCAAGTTCCTTGAAGGCGCTTGGGTCCCTGTTGCCCTTTCATTCATTTTCCTCATTATAATGTTCATCTGGCATTATGGAACAATGAAGAAGTATGAGTTTGATGTACAGAACAAGGTTTCCCTCAACTGGCTTCTGAGTTTGGGCCCCAACATCGGCATCGTGCGTGTCCGAGGCATTGGCCTCATACACACTGACCTCATCTCCGGTATCCCCGCCATCTTCTCCCATTTCGTCACCAATCTCCCTGCTTTCCATCAGGTTTTGGTTTTGTTCTGCATCAAATACGTCCCGGTGCCTCATGTCAAACCTGAGGAGAGATTCCTGGTTGGGAGAATTGGGCCGAAAGAATACCGAGTTTATCGATGTATAGCCCGATATGGGTACCATGACGTTCTCTTGGATGACGTCGAGTTTGAAAAGGATCTTGTTTGCAGTATAGTGGAGTTTATCCGGTCGGAGGGGCCAGAAAGCAGCCGTTCATCAAACAACACTGAGAATGAAGCAAAGATGGCTGTCATCGGGACCCCATCAACACATGCAAGAGGCATCAAGATGTGGGACGACGAAGATTCCACCGAGCTAAAGGAAGTCAACTCTCCGGAGGTCCCAAGGAAGAGAGTAAGGTTTCTCGTACCCGAAAGCCCACAAATCGATAGAGAAGCACGGGCGGAGCTGCAGGAACTGATGGAAGCACGAGAGGCCGGGATGGCATTTATACTGGGGCATTGTTACGTGAAAGCCAAGACAGGTTCGAGTTTGATCAAGAGAATCGTGATTAATTTCGGGTACGACTTCTTGAGGAGGAACTCGAGAGAGCCTAGCTATGCATCGAGTTTCCCTCGTGCATCCACTCTAGAGGTGGGAATGATTTACCATGTATGA